GTCACTTACTGGCGACATCAAGCGTCAGTGGACTCGTCGGTCAACCGATGAACGAACTGTATTGTGCCAGTAAGTTTGCGATTGAAGGGCTGTTTGAAAGTCTTGCCACTTACTATAAACCGTACTTCAATATCGACGTCACCTTGATTGAACCAGCGGCTGTCGAAACGAACTTTACAGCGAATGTTCTCGATCAACTCGAACAGACAGGTGGCTTACACGAAGATGACTTCAAACCGATCATTACGGCTTATTTGCAGACGTACCGGACGCGACATGCCAATCGCCAATCGGCAGAAACTCTGGCTGAGGTGATCTTCGAGGTTGTCCATCGCGACGAACGTCCGTTACGGATCCGGACGACGGAAGCCGATGAACATTTCGTCGCCCATAAGACGCATCATGATCCGTCAGGTCTCGAAGGGATCGCCAAAATACGACGGCTGACATTAAATCTCGACTGATTCCCCTTCTTTTAAAAATTCATTCCGCCTTGTGAATGCGCGCCTACTATACTGAGACTATCTACCTAAAATCATCTAGAAGGGCGGAACGCCATGCCATCCTTATTTCTGTTTACGATTGTTTACTTGATTCCGACCTTCATCATGTTCTATATGGCGGTCGATATTTTCTTACGCAATCCATCACGTCCACAACACCGGCTGCTCAGCTTATTCACGTTCGCTTACGGGATGTTGTTCCTCGGTGAATTTTTCCGGAACGCTTCTCCGATCGAGTCGAGTCCGGCGTTCGTGACCTACTGGTTTGGGAATGCCGGTCTAATCGTTTTCAGTACATCGCTCCATTTCATCTTTCGCGTCTCGAATTTATGGAAACGGATGCCACGACTGCTCTATCCGTGGATTTTCTATCTGCCGATGGGCGTCGTGCTGACGACATACGTATTCCAGACGAACGTCATCAACAGTCAGCAATTCACGCAGGTCGGACAGTTCATCTATCCTGAATTCAACACACAATACCTAGTGACGATGACGGTCGGAAACGTCTTCCATCTTCTCGTCATCGGTCTGCTCGTGTACGCTCGGACACAGTTGAACGATGCCCGTCGCGGCATCATCAACGTCTTGCTGAGTGTCGCCGTTCTCGTTCTCGCGTGGGATATCGTCTTCGGCTACTGGTCGTTCTACGGTATCATGCCACCGTATGCTTATATGTATGGCGGTCTATTCTGGGCAGGAGCTCTTGCGATCGCGATGCGTCGGTTTGATTATCTCGCGTCCTACCAGAAGCGCTTCGCGACGCTTTATAACTTGAATCCATCTGCCATCCTCTTACTCGACCGGGAAGGACGAATCGAGAGTGCTAATCCTGCTGCTCATCAGCTATTCGAAACAGATGAGCTGACGGCGTGCACGTTTTCGACTTACTTACCGGAGAAAAAACAAGCGGATTGGATGTTACACTACATGACGCATTTTTTATCGCAACGTAAGTTCAACGAATTCGAGACGAAGATTTTAACAGCACAACAGCAAGAACGCTACGTCGTCATGGACGCTGATTTCGTCTTCATCGAACAGGAACTGCACGGGATGCTGTTGATCCGCGATATTCAGTCCTTCAAGGAAGCAGAACAGACGATTCGTTTCTTCGCCTATCATGATCCGTTGACGAAAATCGCCAATCGCCGGAGCTTTTACGAACGAGCGGCGCAAGAGTTGCTCGAGCATGATCACGTGGCGATCACCGTCGTCGATCTCGATGGATTCAAAGCAATCAACGATACGTACGGTCATCAGATCGGTGATGCTTTTTTGATCCATATCGCTCGCCTTCTTGAAAAACATGCGGAACAATATGGTTTTGCTGCCCGTGTCGGTGGAGATGAGTTTTTCTTACTCTATCGTCAACCGACCGTTGCTACGCTACATGCATATGCGACAGACCTCTTAATCTACTTGCACGACAATCCTTATCGATTTGCTGAAGAAGTCATTGAAATCCGAACGAGCATCGGACTCAGTTACTCACCGGATCATGGTGTTGACCTCGATACGTTGATTCAACATGCTGACCAAGCGATGTACCGCGTCAAACATGACGGAAAGAACGATTATTTCATTCATGATACGATAGACTCGACGCAACGATCCTAAAGGAGAGATTCCATGATTTCTGTACTGACGATTTTTTCACGCTTATTCAAGGGATTGCGCCGCGCCTTTCATCTGTCTTATTTCCGGGGACTATTGATTCTCTGCTTGTTAACGCTCGTCTCCGGTACAATCTTCTACAGCACCGAAGAAAATCTTTCAATCGTTGATGCACTTTACGTTTGTATCACGACACTAAGTACCGTCGGGCATCCGACGTTCGTTCCGACGACGACGCTCGGTAAGGTCTTTACGATGGCGTACATCACGATTGGCTGTGGGCTATTTTTAACACTGATCGCCACGTTATCTTACGTTCTGATTAAACAACCGGACGATGAATAGGGGGAACGACTTATGCGCCAAGCTGCCATCCAAAATAATTTTGATTGGTGTCGCCTCGTCTGTGAGTTAGCGGGCTGTCAGGTGACGGAAACCGAGGCGACCTGGCTTGCTCAAGGCATCGTACCAAGCTATTATCCAGAACTGATGGTCCGACTGCCTCATCAGCGAATTGGAGCTACAGATATTTACAGCATCAAGGACTGCACGGCGAGCTATGATTTCTCGAGTGCCGGCCTCAGTCATCTGTTTACAGCGGAATGGATGACACGACCTGCCATACTTGATCGTCGTGCCCTTCCTGTTGATTGGTCCGTCGTGACGGATCCGGTTCAGTTCGCCCGCTTCCAAGCCATCCAAGCGACAGCGGAATTACCAGATACCCTCTGGCAACACCCCGACGTCCGGTTCTTCTATTCCGAAGCCCAACAAGCGAGTTGCATCGCCTATTCGAACCAGATGACGACTGGTTTAACATACGTCAGTTCTGATTATCTTGACGAACGATTGTGGGATGACGTTGCGCGCTTGAGTTCAGCACACTTCCCCGGTCAACCGCTTGTCGGGTATGAATATGGTGATCATTTGATCACGGCGCTCGAAGCTGGCTTTGACGACGTTGGTCCACTCGCCGTTTGGATTCGCACGACAGATGATCACGCATGAAAAAAACCGAACTGATTCGCCTTCGCCAAGAAGAAGGAAATCGGTTCGGTTTTTTTACATCAAGCGACTAATGAATGCGGTCGCGATTCCGAAGTAGACAAGGAGTGATAAGATATCGTTTAAGGTCGTGATCAGTGGTCCGGATGCAATCGCCGGGTCAATCTTTAAGCGATGTAAGATGAGCGGAATGATCGTTCCAGCTAACGTTCCGAAAATCAACGTAATGACGAGCGAACTTCCGACGACAAGACCTAAGACGGCACTACCTTGCCAGACGTAGGCAATGATCGCGATTAAGATACCACAAATGACACCAATGATTAGACCGACCCAAAGTTCTCTCAGAATCAACCGAGTCGCGACCCGCTTATCGACTTCACGAGTGATCAATCCCCGAACGACGACCGCCAGTGATTGGGTGCCGGTGTTTCCGGTCATTCCAGCGATCATCGGCATGAAGAAGGCGAGCGCGACGACTTTTGAGAGCGTCTCTTCGAACTGACTGATGATTGATCCGGAGACGAGCCCGATGAACAGTAGCAAGACGAGCCACGGTAAACGACGGGTCGCAGCAATCCACGGCTTCGTCTCGAAATCAATTGATTTACCGGACGCCGAGAGTTTCTCGATGTCTTCGTTCGCTTCTTCCCGTAAGACGTCAAGCGCATCATCGACCGTGATCAGTCCGACGAGAATGTCGCCCTCGACGACGGGTAACGAGACAAGATCATAGCGTTCGAACAGTTGCGCGACTTCTTCCTGATCGGTCTCCGCCGCGACCCGAATCACCTTCGTCTCCATGACGTCACTGATCCGTTCCGTATTTTCAGCTAAGATGACATCCCGGTATGAGATGACACCAACGAGTTCACTGAGTTGATTGACGACGTAGACGTAGTTGATCGTCTCCGAGTATTCGATGTAGTCGCGCATCTTCTCGACCGTCTCACCGACCGTGAAATCTTCTCCGACCCAGATGAACCGGTTCGTCATCAAGCGCCCTGCCGTTTCCGGTGGATACGTCAAGAGATTGCGGACGATCAGAGCCTCGTCCGTCCGCATGCTGCCAAGCAAGCGGTCGGTCTCTTCCGGTCCCAGTTCCTCAAGTACATCCGCGACATCATCGTTCTCCATTAAATCGAGGACGTGCCCGGCACGCTCGACGTCTAAACGACGTAAGACGGCGAGACGTTGCTCCCCTTCGAGCTCCTCAAGTACATCCGCCAATCGCTCGTGATCCAGATAGTCGAGGAGTCGTGCCTGATCGTCTTCGCCCAACTCTTCATACACTTGCGCGATATCATACGGATAGACCTCTTCGATGATTTGCTGTGCTTGCTCCCGTTTTTCTTTCGCGAGAGCATCGAGCAATAGCCACTTCCATTGTTGTTCTGCTGTCTGACGCAATCTCCTCACCCCCTGTATTCTGCCTTTTCATCTTAGCACGAGTTGATTCGCGATCGATATCGAAAAACAGTTGACATCTGTTTCCTATGGCTTTAAAGTTTGCCTTAAGGAAACATTATTTGTAGACCGAATCTTTTCCAGTGATTGGAGTTAAAATTTTTATCTTATTTTTTGCCCTAAGGAAACTTTCCTTCTATATACCACAAAATCAAAGGAGTGATTATTCATGTACGCCCTTGACGTTGATCGTCTCACTGTCTCTTATTTTGATACCCATGCACTCGACGGAGTGTCCGTTCGTCTCCCGGTCGCTTCGTTGATTGGCATCATCGGACCGAACGGCGCTGGTAAATCCACATTCTTAAAAGCCGTCCTCGGTTTGATCCCGGCTCGCATCGAGCAGTTACGCGTGCTTGACCAATCACTCGAAGACGTTCGGTCACGCGTCGCTTACGTACCGCAACGAAGTGCAATTGATTGGGACTTCCCGGTTCGTGTGCAGGACGTCGTGCTGATGGGCTGTTATCCGAAGCTCAGCTTATTCAAACGACCATCGAAAGCACAAAAAGTGTTCGCCATGGAGTGTCTCGAGCGCGTCGGTATGTCTGATCATGCCGAACGCCAAATCGGTGAACTGTCAGGCGGACAGCAACAACGGGTCTTTCTGGCGCGTGCCCTTGCCCAAGAAGCAGAGCTACTATTGCTGGACGAACCGTTCGTCGGCATCGATGTTGCGAGTGAGCAGATGATCATCGAACTCTTACGGACCCTCCGAGCCGAAGGACGGACGATCGTCGTCGTCCACCATGATTTGCATAAAGCAGAGGACTACTTCGACACATTGATGCTGTTGAACAAACAATTGATCGCTGTCGGTCCACCGGCTGATATCTTGACGCCGGAATGGCTCGAACCAGCGTATGGCTTACCCCTATTCGAACGACGCAAGGAGGGACAAGGATGACGTTCATCGAGGCATTACTTCAGTATGAGTTCTTACAAAAAGCGATGATCACCGCCATCATGGTCGGCATCATCTGTGGTGTGATCGGCTGTTTCATCATCCTTCGCGGGATGTCGTTGATGGGGGATGCAATCTCGCACGCCGTTTTACCCGGTGTTGCGATTTCCTACCTACTCGGGATCAACTTCCTGATCGGTGCTGTCGTGACGGGTCTCGTGACAGCGCTCGGAATCGGTTTCGTTAGCCAGAACAGTCGCATCAAGAACGATACGGCAATCGGAATCATGTTCACATCCGCCTTCGCCCTCGGGATCATCCTGATCTCGTTCTTGCGTAGCAGTAGTGATCTCTATCACATTCTGTTTGGTAACGTCCTCGCGGTCCGTCCGAGCGACATGTGGATGACCGTCATCATCGGATTGATCGTCCTCGGTGGAATCTTCTTGTTCTACAAAGAGTTGCTGATCAGCTCGTTTGATCCGACGATGGCGCAAGCCTATGGACTATCGACGCGTTGGATTCATTACGGACTGATGACGTTACTAACACTCGTCACCGTCGCTTCACTTCAGACCGTCGGCATCATCCTCGTCGTCGCGATGCTGATCACACCAGCAGCGACCGCGTATTTACTGACGAACCGCCTCTCACGGATGCTGTTCCTAGCGGCAGGATTCGGTACGCTGTCCGCCATCGTCGGACTGTATTTCAGCTTCACCTATAATCTATCTTCCGGTGCGTCGATCGTCCTCGTCGCGACGACGTTGTTCGCACTCGTCTTCGTCTTCTCACCACGTCACGGTCTGATGCGTCACCGGAAACGAAAGGAGTCTACTGTATGAAAGTAAAACTTTTTCTGTTCGTCCTCCTCAGCACGGTCTTACTTGCTGCTTGTTCGACACCAGCAGAAGATAACGGGAAGCTGAAGGTCGTTGCGACGTATTCGATTCTCGCTGACCTCGCACGTGAGGTCGGTGGTGAACATGTCGATGTCCACAGCATGGTCAAGATCGGGGCAAACCCGCACGAGTATGATCCACTTCCGGCAGACGTACAAGCGATGGCAGATGCTGACGTCGTCTTCTACAACGGGTTGAACCTGGAAGCCGGCGGTGCGTGGTTCGATAAACTCCGGGCAACGACTGGCAAAGACGCGTCTGACGCGCCAGTCTATCGTTTAAGCAAAGGCGTCGAACCGAAATACCTGACGACGAAGGGCAAAGAATCGGAGACTGATCCGCATGCGTGGCTCGATATAAGCAATGGGATTCGCTACGTCGAAAACGTCAAGCAGGCATTAATCAAGGAAGATCCGAAGCACAAAGCCGACTACGAAAAAAATGCCGATGCCTATATCAAAAAATTGCAGACGCTTGATCAGGAAGCGAAAAAGCAGTTTGCCGCTATTCCGAAAGCAGAACGTCATCTCGTCACGAGCGAAGGAGCCTTCAAATACTTCGGAACTGCCTATGACGTCAAAGCGGATTATATTTGGGAGATCAACTCAGATAATCAAGGGACTCCGGCTCAAGTCCGCCGGATCGTCGATACGATCAAGGAGCAAGATATCCCTGTCCTGTTCGTCGAAACGAGCGTCGATCGGCGGAGCATGGAAACCGTCTCAAGGGAGACTGGTGTTCCGATCGGTGGTACTCTCTTCACTGACTCACTCGGTGCACCGGGTAAGGATGGCGACACCTACTACAGCATGATGCAAGCAAACATCGAGACGATCACGGAAGCACTCGCCAAGTAAGCGTCAACAAATCGTCACGCCTTCTGGATACGTCTTTCCTTATAATGAAGGCAAGACGATGAAAGAGAGGCACATTATGCAAACACGACTATATCGTTACGCCTTTCCCCTCAGTATCAGCCTGTTGCTCGCTGCATGCGGAACAGCTGATCAAACGGGTGCTCCGAAGACAGAACAAACGAATCACGGAGATCATGCTGACCATGCCAGCCACGGTGTTGGTGATCAACTCGAGAAGACCGCGGGACCAGACACGTTACCCGCTTTTCTGAACGAACAGGATGAGTCGATCCAGACGATTTACCGCTCCGTCGCTAAACATCCTGATCTCTTGAAGAAGATGCCTTGTTATTGTGGTTGCGGTGAATCTGCTGGTCATACAAGCAACTATGACTGCTTCATCGAAGAGCAGACTGCTAGTTCCACGACCTGGACGACGCACGGCATCACGTGCGGCACGTGTCTCGATATCGCAGCACAGTCAATTGTCGCTTATCAAAAAGGTAGCTCCGTCAAGAAAATCCGGACTGCCATCGATCAAGCTTATAAAAAGACCGGTGTCACACCGACGCCAACGCCAGCACTTTAATAAACAGTCCGCCCTCCTCGCGATGAACGTAAGGAAAGGCGGACTGCTTTTTCATGTTCCGTTTTTCTGTCTCATGTGGAGCGCTCTTGACTTCTAGCACGCAAAACGAGCGGTCGACCCGACAACAGCTCATCCAGTTGATAGTACGTATGCGCCCGAATCGGTCGATCCGTTCGTGGCAGATGACGGAGCTCGTATGCCACTTCGAGTAAGTAAAATTTGTATTCCTCCCCTTCATCAAAACCGAAGCTCGCGCGACGTTCTTCGATATACGCTAGGACACGCTCCTGTTGCGAGAACGAGAGCCGCTGGACTTGTGGGGCGAGTGCCTCGTGCGG
This region of Exiguobacterium acetylicum DSM 20416 genomic DNA includes:
- a CDS encoding sensor domain-containing diguanylate cyclase, which produces MPSLFLFTIVYLIPTFIMFYMAVDIFLRNPSRPQHRLLSLFTFAYGMLFLGEFFRNASPIESSPAFVTYWFGNAGLIVFSTSLHFIFRVSNLWKRMPRLLYPWIFYLPMGVVLTTYVFQTNVINSQQFTQVGQFIYPEFNTQYLVTMTVGNVFHLLVIGLLVYARTQLNDARRGIINVLLSVAVLVLAWDIVFGYWSFYGIMPPYAYMYGGLFWAGALAIAMRRFDYLASYQKRFATLYNLNPSAILLLDREGRIESANPAAHQLFETDELTACTFSTYLPEKKQADWMLHYMTHFLSQRKFNEFETKILTAQQQERYVVMDADFVFIEQELHGMLLIRDIQSFKEAEQTIRFFAYHDPLTKIANRRSFYERAAQELLEHDHVAITVVDLDGFKAINDTYGHQIGDAFLIHIARLLEKHAEQYGFAARVGGDEFFLLYRQPTVATLHAYATDLLIYLHDNPYRFAEEVIEIRTSIGLSYSPDHGVDLDTLIQHADQAMYRVKHDGKNDYFIHDTIDSTQRS
- a CDS encoding PCYCGC motif-containing (lipo)protein codes for the protein MQTRLYRYAFPLSISLLLAACGTADQTGAPKTEQTNHGDHADHASHGVGDQLEKTAGPDTLPAFLNEQDESIQTIYRSVAKHPDLLKKMPCYCGCGESAGHTSNYDCFIEEQTASSTTWTTHGITCGTCLDIAAQSIVAYQKGSSVKKIRTAIDQAYKKTGVTPTPTPAL
- the mgtE gene encoding magnesium transporter is translated as MRQTAEQQWKWLLLDALAKEKREQAQQIIEEVYPYDIAQVYEELGEDDQARLLDYLDHERLADVLEELEGEQRLAVLRRLDVERAGHVLDLMENDDVADVLEELGPEETDRLLGSMRTDEALIVRNLLTYPPETAGRLMTNRFIWVGEDFTVGETVEKMRDYIEYSETINYVYVVNQLSELVGVISYRDVILAENTERISDVMETKVIRVAAETDQEEVAQLFERYDLVSLPVVEGDILVGLITVDDALDVLREEANEDIEKLSASGKSIDFETKPWIAATRRLPWLVLLLFIGLVSGSIISQFEETLSKVVALAFFMPMIAGMTGNTGTQSLAVVVRGLITREVDKRVATRLILRELWVGLIIGVICGILIAIIAYVWQGSAVLGLVVGSSLVITLIFGTLAGTIIPLILHRLKIDPAIASGPLITTLNDILSLLVYFGIATAFISRLM
- a CDS encoding SDR family oxidoreductase → MQTMLITGASSGIGLATARRFAEAGWFVYAGVRSPEEMTVSLPTLTFLPLDVTDETSVKAAVRQIEQEVNHLDVVFCNAGHGLLRALGQATSYEIKQLFETNVFGVIRTIEACLPLLKQAPGGSHLLATSSVSGLVGQPMNELYCASKFAIEGLFESLATYYKPYFNIDVTLIEPAAVETNFTANVLDQLEQTGGLHEDDFKPIITAYLQTYRTRHANRQSAETLAEVIFEVVHRDERPLRIRTTEADEHFVAHKTHHDPSGLEGIAKIRRLTLNLD
- a CDS encoding metal ABC transporter substrate-binding protein, with the translated sequence MKVKLFLFVLLSTVLLAACSTPAEDNGKLKVVATYSILADLAREVGGEHVDVHSMVKIGANPHEYDPLPADVQAMADADVVFYNGLNLEAGGAWFDKLRATTGKDASDAPVYRLSKGVEPKYLTTKGKESETDPHAWLDISNGIRYVENVKQALIKEDPKHKADYEKNADAYIKKLQTLDQEAKKQFAAIPKAERHLVTSEGAFKYFGTAYDVKADYIWEINSDNQGTPAQVRRIVDTIKEQDIPVLFVETSVDRRSMETVSRETGVPIGGTLFTDSLGAPGKDGDTYYSMMQANIETITEALAK
- a CDS encoding metal ABC transporter permease — protein: MTFIEALLQYEFLQKAMITAIMVGIICGVIGCFIILRGMSLMGDAISHAVLPGVAISYLLGINFLIGAVVTGLVTALGIGFVSQNSRIKNDTAIGIMFTSAFALGIILISFLRSSSDLYHILFGNVLAVRPSDMWMTVIIGLIVLGGIFLFYKELLISSFDPTMAQAYGLSTRWIHYGLMTLLTLVTVASLQTVGIILVVAMLITPAATAYLLTNRLSRMLFLAAGFGTLSAIVGLYFSFTYNLSSGASIVLVATTLFALVFVFSPRHGLMRHRKRKESTV
- a CDS encoding metal ABC transporter ATP-binding protein gives rise to the protein MYALDVDRLTVSYFDTHALDGVSVRLPVASLIGIIGPNGAGKSTFLKAVLGLIPARIEQLRVLDQSLEDVRSRVAYVPQRSAIDWDFPVRVQDVVLMGCYPKLSLFKRPSKAQKVFAMECLERVGMSDHAERQIGELSGGQQQRVFLARALAQEAELLLLDEPFVGIDVASEQMIIELLRTLRAEGRTIVVVHHDLHKAEDYFDTLMLLNKQLIAVGPPADILTPEWLEPAYGLPLFERRKEGQG
- a CDS encoding potassium channel family protein codes for the protein MISVLTIFSRLFKGLRRAFHLSYFRGLLILCLLTLVSGTIFYSTEENLSIVDALYVCITTLSTVGHPTFVPTTTLGKVFTMAYITIGCGLFLTLIATLSYVLIKQPDDE